ACGACGACGAGACCTACGAGCATGGGCGCGGCGCGGGTGCCGCGGATCATCACGAGGACCTGGTAGATGAGGAGGGAAACCAGGAGGATATCGAGCGTGACCCATGCGGCTTGCGTCCAGGATGTGATGACGGGGATCACGCGAATATTGTAAATGGAGCGGGATTGATGGAACGGATTCGGTTATTGAAACGCCGGTCGCTCGTCCGAAGGGTCTCCTCGCGGAGGTCCGCTCCGGGGACGGCCGGGGCGGCTGTCCCCACATATTCTTTTTCTTTATAGCCGCCTTTTGAGCTTTAGCCGGGCTTCTTGGTTATTGCGGCTTGAATTTCTCCGTGGGCCAGGCGGGCGGTGATTTCGTCGCCGAGGTTCAGATTGTTCGCGTCTTTCAGGAGGTTGCCATTGGAGTCGAAGACCAGGGCGTAGCCGCGCTCGAGAATGGCCAGCGGCGAGAGTGATTGGAGGGCGGTGTGAAGGCGCTCGCTGCGAACGCGGTATTGGAGCAGGACGTTGCGCATCACGGCGACCAGCGCGGCGGTGCGGCTGTCGAGCTCTTTGCGGATGCTGGAGAGAACGAGGCGCAAATCGTAGTGGCGCACCGCGGCGGAGACTTTTTCCCAGCGGCGCAGCATTTGCTCGAGCAATTGCCGCTGGGCGAGTTCGAGGCGGTGGGTGAGATCGTCGAGCTTTTGCTGGCGCTGGTGGATGAGTTCCATCATGCGGGCGAAGGCGCCGTGCTGCGCGAGTTCGGTGAGGGATTGACGGCCTATGAGGAGGCGATAGCGCATGGCGCGACTGAGGCGGTCAGATAAGGCGGCTACGTGGTCTTCAACTTCCTGACGGGAACGGATTACGAGTTCCGCGGCGGCGGAGGGTGTGGGAGCGCGCAGATCGGCGACGAAATCGACGATGGTGAAATCGGTTTCGTGGCCGACGGCAGAGATCACGGGAACGGAGGATGCGGCGACCGTGCGAGCGAGGGATTCATTGTTGAAGGCAGCGAGATCTTCGGCGGAGCCGCCGCCTCGGGCGACGATGATGACATCGACGTTGTCTTGTTGGCTGTCGTCCTGATTAAAGAAACGGACTCCGGCGGCGACTTCTTGTGAAGCCGCATCCCCTTGGACCTGAGCGTGATAGATGAGAACGTTCACGGAGCGATGCCGACGCTGGAGGACGTTGAGAATGTCGCGCAGTGCAGCGGCCTGGGTCGAGGTGACGATGCCGATGCGCGATGGAAGTGCGGGAATTGGCTTCTTGCGCTCGGAGGCGAAAAGGCCTTCAGCTTCGAGTTTGGCTTTGAGTTGCTCGAATGCGAGTTGCAGGGAGCCGGCGCCTTTTGGCTCGATGTGTTCAGCGGAAATTTGGAGCTCGCCGCGGTCTTCATAAACCGTGACACGGCCGCGGACGACGACTTGCTGGCCGTCGGCGGGGCGGAAGCGAAGCAGGCGCGCCGCGGAGCGGAACATGACGACGCGAATCTGCGCGTTGCCGTCTTTCAGCGTGAAATAGAGATGGCCGGAGTCGGGAGCGCGGAAGTTGGAAATTTCGCCTTCGACCCAGGCGTCAGAATATTCGCGCTCGATGTGCGAGCGGACGGCGGCGACCAGGTCGCGAACTTTCCAGAGGCGGCGCTCGGGCGGGCGAAAGTTGAATCCCATCTGGTCGGCGAGGGACATGGGGGAAGTGTAACGCAAGAAAGAAAGCTTCTAGCTCCTAGCTTTTAGCTTGGAGCCAACGCAAGCTCAGTCTTCGTTGATCTCACACGCGCGGCGTCGTGCCGAAGGCTATAATCCTGCGCATGAATCTTGAACAAAAAGTTGCGGAACTGAAGAAAAGAAATCAACTTGCCGAGGAGGGTGGCGGGGCGAAGCGGCGCGAGCGGCAGCACAAAGAAGGCAAGATGTCCGCGCGCGAGCGGGTTGAGTTTTTGCTCGACGAGGGAACGTTTGAAGAGACCGACAAGCTGGTCACGCATCGGTGCAATGATTTCGGCATGGCCGAACAGAAGATTTATGGCGACGGATTTATCACGGGTTACGGGCGCATCGAGGGGCGGCTGGTGTATGTGTTTGCGCAGGACTTTACCGTGTTCGGCGGGTCGCTGTCAGAGACGAATGCGGGGAAGATTGTGAAGATTATGGATCTGGCGGCAAAGATGGGCGCGCCGGTGATTGGATTGAACGATTCGGGCGGAGCGCGGATTCAGGAAGGCGTGTTGTCTCTGGCGGGATATGCGGATATTTTCTTGCGCAACACGATTTACAGCGGCGTGGTGCCGCAGATTTCGGCGATCATGGGGCCGTGCGCGGGAGGGGCGGTGTATTCGCCGGCGATTACGGATTTTGTTTTGATGGTGGACAAGACTTCCTACATGTTCATCACCGGGCCGGACGTGATCAAGACCGTGACGCATGAGGAGGTCACGAAAGATCAACTGGGCGGCGCGATGACGCACAACGAAACTTCGGGCGTGGCGCACTTTTTGGCGCACGACGATGCGGAATGTTTGTCGATGGTGCGGGAGCTGTTGAGTTTTTTGCCGTCGAATAATCTGGACGAGCCGCCGCGGAAGGCGTGTACGGATCCGATTGATCGGGCGGATGCGGCGCTGGATACGATGGTTCCGGCACAGTCGAACCAGCCGTATGACATGAAAGATGTGATTCATGCGGTGGTCGACGATGGCTATTTTTTCGAGGTGCAGGAGCATTACGCGAAGAACATTGTTGTCGGTTTTGGGCGGCTCGATGGACGGCCGGTGGGGATTGTCGCGAATCAGCCGGCGATGCTGGCGGGGACGCTGGATATTAATGCGTCGGTGAAGGGGGCGCGTTTTGTGCGGTTTTGCGATTGCTTCAACATTCCGCTGGTGACGTTTGAAGATGTTCCGGGATTTCTGCCGGGAACCGCGCAGGAGTATGGCGGCATCATCAAGCACGGGGCGAAGTTGCTGTATGCGTTTGCCGAGGCGACGGTGCCGAAAGTCACGGTGATTACGCGGAAGGCGTATGGCGGGGCGTATTGCGTGATGGCGTCGAAGCATATCCGTACCGACGTGAATTATGCGTGGCCGTCCGCGGAGATTGCGGTGATGGGGCCGGAGGGCGCGGTGGATATCGTCTACAAACGCGAACTGGATGGAGCGGCGAATCGCGAGCAACTGCGGCGCGAGAAGATCGAAGAGTTTCGCGACCGGTTTGCGAATCCTTATGTGGCTGCCGATCGGGGATTTGTGGATGCGGTGATCCAGCCGCGGGAGACGCGCAAGAAATTGATTCAGGCGCTGGCGATGCTGGAGACGAAGCGGGATCGGAATCCGGCAAAAAAGCATGGGAATATACCGCTGTAGGGCGCGTACACCGACATTCCCCGAATGTTTCAGCAGATGCCGGTGAGAATTGCACTG
The Candidatus Sulfotelmatobacter sp. DNA segment above includes these coding regions:
- the xseA gene encoding exodeoxyribonuclease VII large subunit → MRYTSPMSLADQMGFNFRPPERRLWKVRDLVAAVRSHIEREYSDAWVEGEISNFRAPDSGHLYFTLKDGNAQIRVVMFRSAARLLRFRPADGQQVVVRGRVTVYEDRGELQISAEHIEPKGAGSLQLAFEQLKAKLEAEGLFASERKKPIPALPSRIGIVTSTQAAALRDILNVLQRRHRSVNVLIYHAQVQGDAASQEVAAGVRFFNQDDSQQDNVDVIIVARGGGSAEDLAAFNNESLARTVAASSVPVISAVGHETDFTIVDFVADLRAPTPSAAAELVIRSRQEVEDHVAALSDRLSRAMRYRLLIGRQSLTELAQHGAFARMMELIHQRQQKLDDLTHRLELAQRQLLEQMLRRWEKVSAAVRHYDLRLVLSSIRKELDSRTAALVAVMRNVLLQYRVRSERLHTALQSLSPLAILERGYALVFDSNGNLLKDANNLNLGDEITARLAHGEIQAAITKKPG
- a CDS encoding acyl-CoA carboxylase subunit beta, which produces MNLEQKVAELKKRNQLAEEGGGAKRRERQHKEGKMSARERVEFLLDEGTFEETDKLVTHRCNDFGMAEQKIYGDGFITGYGRIEGRLVYVFAQDFTVFGGSLSETNAGKIVKIMDLAAKMGAPVIGLNDSGGARIQEGVLSLAGYADIFLRNTIYSGVVPQISAIMGPCAGGAVYSPAITDFVLMVDKTSYMFITGPDVIKTVTHEEVTKDQLGGAMTHNETSGVAHFLAHDDAECLSMVRELLSFLPSNNLDEPPRKACTDPIDRADAALDTMVPAQSNQPYDMKDVIHAVVDDGYFFEVQEHYAKNIVVGFGRLDGRPVGIVANQPAMLAGTLDINASVKGARFVRFCDCFNIPLVTFEDVPGFLPGTAQEYGGIIKHGAKLLYAFAEATVPKVTVITRKAYGGAYCVMASKHIRTDVNYAWPSAEIAVMGPEGAVDIVYKRELDGAANREQLRREKIEEFRDRFANPYVAADRGFVDAVIQPRETRKKLIQALAMLETKRDRNPAKKHGNIPL